From one Sulfuricurvum sp. IAE1 genomic stretch:
- the gap gene encoding type I glyceraldehyde-3-phosphate dehydrogenase — protein MALKIAINGFGRIGRSVTRVIAEREDVEVVAINDMASIEMMLYLLQNDSVHGPFAGEAAVIDADHLLIGGKRVRVFGEKDPEKLDFAALGAEVVFECSGLFLTGASTRHHLDKGVKKVILSAPTQDNAIPTYVLGVNEHLYRGEAIISNASCTTNCLGPIAKILEETFGIEKGLMTTIHAYTNGQAIIDSAHGTDMRRSRAAGVNMVPTTTGAAKAISLVLPSLEGKLHGQSVRVPTPDVSMVDLNVLVKRNTTKEELSALFKSYALNQLKGILEVDERYRVSQDFVGSSFSATVAEDLIQVIDGNLIKIMAWYDNEWGYSNRLVEMALFISKN, from the coding sequence ATGGCACTCAAGATTGCTATTAACGGCTTTGGCCGCATCGGCCGATCGGTCACCCGCGTCATCGCTGAACGCGAGGATGTGGAAGTTGTCGCCATCAACGACATGGCGTCGATCGAAATGATGCTCTATCTGCTGCAAAACGATTCGGTACACGGACCGTTTGCCGGGGAAGCGGCCGTTATTGATGCGGATCATCTTCTCATCGGCGGTAAACGTGTCAGGGTTTTCGGGGAAAAAGATCCCGAAAAACTTGATTTCGCCGCTTTGGGGGCGGAGGTCGTATTCGAATGCAGCGGGTTGTTTCTGACCGGGGCATCGACACGCCATCATCTGGACAAGGGGGTCAAGAAAGTGATCCTTTCGGCCCCGACGCAAGATAACGCGATCCCCACCTATGTACTGGGGGTAAACGAGCATCTCTACCGGGGAGAGGCGATCATTTCGAACGCGTCGTGCACGACGAATTGTCTGGGACCGATCGCTAAAATCCTCGAAGAGACGTTCGGGATCGAAAAAGGGCTGATGACGACGATCCATGCTTACACCAACGGGCAGGCGATTATCGACAGCGCGCATGGAACCGACATGCGCCGTTCGCGCGCGGCAGGGGTGAACATGGTCCCTACCACGACGGGCGCGGCCAAGGCGATCAGCCTTGTCCTCCCGAGCCTGGAAGGGAAACTCCATGGCCAAAGCGTCCGGGTTCCGACTCCGGACGTTTCGATGGTCGACCTGAACGTTTTGGTCAAACGTAACACGACGAAAGAAGAGCTCAGCGCCCTCTTCAAATCGTACGCTCTTAATCAGCTCAAAGGGATTTTGGAAGTCGACGAACGTTATCGCGTCTCCCAGGATTTTGTGGGGTCTTCGTTCAGTGCCACAGTGGCAGAGGACCTGATTCAGGTCATCGACGGAAACCTGATCAAAATCATGGCATGGTACGATAACGAATGGGGATATTCCAACCGTCTTGTCGAGATGGCGTTGTTTATCAGTAAAAACTAA
- the pgk gene encoding phosphoglycerate kinase: protein MQLLSIKECDIKGKKVFIRCDFNVPMDDYGNITDDRRIRSALATVNYCLDQGCAIILGSHFGRPKGEPDEKYSLAPIARRLHQLLKIDIKMATDVVGESAMKLASELQNGEVLLLENLRFEKGETKNDPELSRAMASMADVYINDAFGVSHRAHASVEGITQYFDAEHKAAGFLLQKEIQFFGTLLDRPVRPFAAIVGGSKVSGKLEALINLLPKVDKMLIGGGMAFTFLKALGHDVGNSLVEDDLIPEALKIMEEAKKLGVKFYLPVDVVAAEKFAPDAMSRLVSIQEIPSGWMGLDIGPATVRLYRQVLADVQTILWNGPMGVYEMDRFARGSNKIAHFVADSYATTVVGGGDTADLVQRVGLDEEITFISTGGGASLELLEGKVLPGVKPLMK, encoded by the coding sequence ATGCAGCTGCTCAGCATCAAAGAGTGTGACATCAAAGGCAAAAAAGTATTCATCCGGTGTGATTTCAATGTTCCGATGGACGACTACGGCAATATCACGGACGATCGTCGTATCCGCTCGGCGCTTGCGACCGTCAACTACTGCCTTGATCAGGGATGTGCGATCATCCTCGGTTCCCACTTCGGCCGTCCGAAGGGGGAACCCGATGAAAAATATTCCCTGGCCCCGATCGCCAGACGTCTGCATCAGCTTCTCAAGATCGATATCAAAATGGCGACGGATGTCGTCGGGGAGAGTGCGATGAAACTTGCTTCCGAACTTCAAAACGGCGAGGTCTTGTTGTTGGAAAACCTCCGCTTTGAAAAAGGGGAGACCAAGAACGACCCAGAGCTCAGCCGCGCGATGGCGTCAATGGCGGACGTGTACATCAACGACGCATTCGGGGTGAGCCACCGCGCCCATGCGTCGGTGGAAGGGATTACGCAGTATTTTGACGCAGAACACAAAGCGGCCGGATTCCTTTTGCAAAAAGAGATCCAGTTTTTCGGTACGCTGCTCGATCGTCCGGTACGCCCTTTTGCCGCCATCGTAGGCGGGAGCAAAGTTTCCGGGAAACTAGAGGCGCTGATCAACCTGTTGCCCAAAGTCGATAAAATGCTCATCGGCGGCGGTATGGCATTTACATTTCTCAAAGCGCTCGGACACGATGTCGGCAATTCGCTTGTCGAAGACGATCTGATCCCCGAAGCACTCAAAATCATGGAAGAAGCGAAAAAGCTCGGCGTTAAATTCTATCTTCCCGTCGACGTGGTGGCGGCCGAAAAATTTGCACCCGACGCGATGAGTCGCCTGGTCAGCATCCAGGAGATTCCATCGGGATGGATGGGTCTGGATATCGGGCCGGCTACGGTACGGCTGTATCGTCAGGTTCTGGCCGATGTTCAAACGATTCTGTGGAACGGGCCGATGGGTGTGTACGAGATGGACCGTTTTGCACGCGGGTCGAACAAAATCGCCCATTTCGTCGCCGATTCGTATGCGACAACCGTTGTGGGAGGCGGCGATACCGCCGATCTGGTCCAGCGCGTGGGTTTGGACGAGGAGATCACGTTCATCTCTACGGGCGGCGGGGCATCGCTGGAATTGTTGGAAGGTAAAGTTCTTCCGGGCGTCAAACCTTTGATGAAGTAA
- a CDS encoding triose-phosphate isomerase — MIVCANFKANKTRQETHAYMAVVESFVSANDISDTVIVFPPFTALGHEQRNILIGAQNGYPVRNGAFTGEIALEQLEEFGIGTILIGHSERRHVLGESQKFIAEKFRFFAEKGFAIVYCVGEPLEVREEGNDALMAYIEKQFEGIDLEYADLVIAYEPVWAIGTGLTPSLRDIELIHGALRAKTSAPLLYGGSVKVDNAREIMGLENVDGVLVGSAALSANDFCEMIAQAAELGASGR; from the coding sequence ATGATAGTGTGTGCCAATTTCAAAGCGAACAAAACGCGTCAGGAGACGCATGCCTATATGGCGGTCGTCGAATCGTTCGTCAGCGCGAACGACATTTCCGATACGGTGATCGTGTTTCCGCCCTTCACCGCACTCGGACACGAACAGCGCAATATCCTCATCGGGGCGCAAAACGGTTATCCGGTCCGCAACGGAGCGTTTACGGGAGAGATTGCCTTAGAACAGCTCGAAGAGTTCGGGATCGGAACGATTCTGATCGGGCACAGCGAACGGCGTCACGTGCTCGGCGAGAGCCAGAAATTCATCGCCGAAAAATTCCGTTTTTTTGCCGAAAAAGGGTTTGCGATCGTCTACTGCGTCGGTGAGCCGCTTGAAGTCCGCGAAGAGGGGAACGACGCGTTGATGGCCTACATCGAAAAACAGTTCGAGGGGATCGACTTGGAGTATGCGGACCTCGTGATCGCATATGAGCCCGTATGGGCTATCGGAACGGGGCTTACTCCCTCGTTGCGCGATATCGAGCTCATCCACGGCGCACTGCGGGCAAAAACATCGGCTCCGCTCCTCTACGGAGGGAGCGTCAAGGTTGATAATGCCCGTGAGATCATGGGGCTGGAGAATGTCGACGGCGTACTGGTCGGTTCGGCGGCACTGAGCGCGAACGACTTTTGCGAAATGATCGCGCAGGCGGCAGAACTCGGGGCCTCGGGGCGCTGA
- the fabI gene encoding enoyl-ACP reductase FabI has translation MLMQGKKGLIVGLANDKSIAYGIAEALHAQGAKMAFTYLNEALQKRVEPIAASFDNSPVYKLDVSDETDMATIAEKIAADFGKIDFLVHSVAFAPKEALTEGFMKTSKEAFQIAMDISVYSLIDLTNRLEGVLAPGASVITLSYLGGPKYVPNYNVMGVAKAALEATVRYMAVELGAKGQRVNAISAGPIRTLAASGIGDFKQILNWNEANAPLRKNVTIEEVGNSAMYLLSDLASGVTGEVHYVDAGYNIMGMAAVEKNAEGKTVFIWDEQK, from the coding sequence ATGTTAATGCAAGGTAAAAAAGGGCTGATCGTCGGATTGGCAAACGATAAATCGATTGCGTACGGCATCGCCGAAGCGCTTCATGCGCAAGGCGCCAAAATGGCGTTCACTTATCTGAACGAAGCTCTCCAGAAACGGGTAGAGCCGATCGCCGCATCATTTGATAATTCCCCGGTGTATAAACTGGATGTCTCCGACGAGACGGACATGGCAACTATCGCCGAGAAAATCGCCGCCGACTTCGGGAAGATCGATTTTCTTGTTCACTCGGTCGCGTTTGCTCCCAAAGAAGCATTGACCGAAGGGTTTATGAAAACTTCCAAAGAGGCGTTTCAGATCGCCATGGACATTTCGGTCTATTCGCTCATCGACCTGACGAACCGGCTTGAAGGGGTATTGGCACCGGGTGCATCGGTGATTACTCTCAGTTATCTCGGCGGGCCGAAATACGTTCCGAACTACAACGTTATGGGTGTGGCAAAAGCGGCGTTGGAAGCGACGGTACGCTACATGGCCGTCGAACTTGGGGCGAAAGGGCAGCGCGTCAACGCGATCAGCGCCGGCCCGATCCGTACGCTGGCTGCCAGCGGTATCGGCGATTTCAAACAGATCCTCAACTGGAACGAGGCGAATGCCCCGCTTCGTAAAAACGTCACGATCGAAGAGGTCGGAAACTCTGCCATGTACCTTCTGAGCGATCTCGCGTCGGGTGTGACGGGCGAAGTGCATTATGTCGATGCCGGATACAATATCATGGGGATGGCTGCGGTGGAGAAAAACGCCGAAGGTAAAACCGTTTTCATCTGGGACGAGCAAAAATAA
- a CDS encoding OprD family outer membrane porin has translation MKLVKMSLAAAVMLGASAFAIDNVKVSGDAKLFYGTDNKTQAAGVGDDLFDQANSYADTALRLSVTADLTKNVSMGATAYAISTLGLENNLVANTWTNGHDAEVEDNSWMGELWLAGTMGKTTLKVGRMELDTPMAFSEKWSIVPNTFDAAVVINQDIPDTTLVGAWVGKSNGTDAITGAGATVADRDGLLRDEAKFSKFMEKGAYAAAIVNNSFKPLVAQAWYYNIGMVADAYWLQADIDCQLVKGVKIGAQYADVDVKSNGKLGASAEDSSAYAFKLAYQGIEGLNVSAAYSKADDKGTVRIQNVAAGANATGQSKLYTEAWWNYGYVGSKDAEALNLTAEYDMKDIAKFGVYYTTVSNDIAASTHEMDEVAVTASKSFGALDTTLAYISTNADDANNGKQYDTVQAYLTLKF, from the coding sequence ATGAAGTTAGTTAAAATGTCTCTTGCCGCGGCAGTAATGCTGGGAGCAAGCGCTTTCGCTATCGATAACGTAAAGGTAAGCGGCGACGCGAAACTTTTCTACGGAACGGATAATAAGACTCAAGCCGCAGGTGTTGGCGACGATCTGTTCGACCAGGCTAACAGCTATGCGGATACCGCGCTTCGTTTGAGCGTTACTGCGGATCTGACGAAAAACGTCTCTATGGGTGCAACGGCGTATGCCATCAGCACGCTGGGTCTTGAAAACAACCTTGTTGCCAATACGTGGACAAACGGTCATGATGCGGAAGTAGAAGACAATTCATGGATGGGCGAACTCTGGTTGGCCGGAACTATGGGTAAAACTACTCTCAAAGTCGGTCGCATGGAGCTCGATACTCCAATGGCATTCTCTGAAAAATGGTCAATCGTTCCCAATACGTTCGATGCCGCGGTTGTGATCAACCAGGATATCCCCGATACAACGCTCGTCGGTGCATGGGTTGGAAAATCAAACGGTACGGATGCGATCACAGGTGCCGGTGCGACTGTTGCGGACAGAGACGGTCTGTTGCGTGATGAAGCTAAATTTAGCAAATTCATGGAAAAAGGTGCATACGCTGCAGCGATCGTGAACAATTCGTTCAAACCTCTTGTTGCGCAAGCATGGTACTATAACATCGGAATGGTAGCGGATGCATACTGGTTGCAGGCCGATATCGACTGCCAGCTCGTTAAAGGTGTCAAAATCGGTGCGCAATACGCAGATGTTGACGTTAAATCAAACGGCAAGCTGGGAGCGTCAGCTGAAGATTCTTCTGCATACGCATTCAAACTGGCTTATCAGGGGATCGAAGGGCTGAACGTTTCGGCAGCTTATTCAAAAGCGGATGACAAAGGGACTGTACGCATTCAAAACGTTGCGGCAGGTGCCAATGCGACTGGTCAGTCAAAACTGTATACTGAAGCATGGTGGAACTACGGTTACGTAGGTTCAAAAGATGCGGAAGCTCTTAACCTTACAGCTGAGTATGACATGAAAGACATCGCGAAATTCGGTGTTTACTACACAACAGTCAGCAACGATATCGCAGCCAGTACACACGAAATGGATGAAGTAGCGGTTACAGCATCTAAATCGTTCGGCGCTCTGGATACAACATTGGCGTACATTTCTACAAACGCTGATGATGCCAACAACGGGAAACAATACGATACCGTTCAGGCTTACCTGACTCTCAAATTCTAA
- a CDS encoding ABC transporter permease yields the protein MKYLFRSLSYTMLMLLLISLISFGAIHMAPNSFVGGELNPNITQETIAQLKAVYGLDKPLWRQYTDWVYNLSRLNFGVSFVSGEQVSEVVAQRLPVTLWMNITAMALTFALSLWIGIKAALNYGNTKDTALIQFSLVSFAMPSYYLALVLMLVLGFTLEWFPLSGLHSLEAPDGIGYYLDMAWHLTLPVTVMVFVGVGSLSLYVRSLVIEILKSDYIYFARARGIDEKKIVRYYILPNLLPPIVTMLGLSVPGLIGGSVILESIFGIEGMGQLFYLSAMSRDYPVIMGILMMSAFLTLIGNQIADAILLKLNPFVRR from the coding sequence ATGAAATATCTTTTCCGTTCCCTTTCATACACTATGTTGATGCTGTTGCTTATTTCGCTGATTTCGTTCGGGGCGATTCATATGGCGCCGAACAGTTTTGTCGGAGGAGAACTCAATCCCAATATCACGCAGGAGACGATCGCTCAGCTCAAAGCGGTATACGGACTCGACAAACCCCTATGGCGGCAGTACACCGATTGGGTTTACAACCTTTCACGGCTCAATTTCGGTGTTTCCTTTGTCAGCGGGGAACAGGTTTCCGAGGTGGTTGCGCAGAGACTGCCCGTTACCCTGTGGATGAATATCACGGCGATGGCATTGACGTTTGCCCTCTCGCTGTGGATAGGGATTAAAGCGGCTCTCAATTACGGTAATACGAAAGACACCGCACTGATTCAATTCTCCCTGGTCAGTTTTGCGATGCCTTCGTATTATCTCGCGCTGGTGCTGATGCTGGTGCTTGGATTTACTCTGGAATGGTTTCCCCTAAGCGGGCTTCATTCCCTCGAAGCTCCTGATGGAATCGGCTACTACCTCGATATGGCGTGGCATCTGACACTCCCGGTTACGGTAATGGTATTTGTGGGGGTGGGGAGTTTGAGTCTTTACGTCCGTTCGCTCGTCATCGAAATCCTTAAAAGCGACTACATCTATTTCGCCCGGGCGCGCGGAATCGATGAAAAAAAGATCGTCCGCTATTACATTCTTCCAAACCTTCTTCCGCCGATCGTGACGATGCTGGGGCTCTCCGTACCGGGGCTTATCGGCGGGTCGGTCATTTTGGAGTCGATTTTCGGCATTGAAGGGATGGGACAGCTTTTTTATCTCTCGGCGATGAGTCGCGATTATCCGGTGATTATGGGGATTTTAATGATGAGTGCGTTTCTGACGCTGATCGGCAATCAGATTGCCGATGCTATACTTTTGAAGCTCAACCCGTTTGTTAGAAGATAA
- the nusA gene encoding transcription termination factor NusA has translation MENILDIIDSIANEKGLSRENVKEAIKTSFIQTAKRIINPTFAFEADIDERTKQVKLRQIITVVPDDAPELEGEEAGAYMSLSNALEIDEDAEIGDQLQMEHDIESYGRSAFATLHREIEFHIQRLVENELYDKYKSKINQIVSGRVTRVDEQQNTTIEIDEIRAVLPMKNRIKGEKFKVGDMVSAIVRRVHVDKINGISMELSRTSPKFLEELLALEVPEIKDGIVVIEKCARIPGERAKIALYTNRPQIDPIGATVGVRGVRINAVSEELCGENIDCVEYTPQPELFISRAMSPAIISAVAIEETEEGEKKAIVTLPSDQKSKAIGKSGINIRLASMLTGYTIELNEQGGTAAGGEKAAEEKKEGISSLEALFGN, from the coding sequence ATGGAAAATATTTTAGACATTATCGATTCGATCGCCAACGAAAAAGGGCTCAGCCGCGAAAACGTCAAAGAAGCGATCAAAACTTCGTTCATTCAAACCGCCAAGCGGATCATCAACCCGACCTTCGCGTTCGAAGCCGACATTGACGAGCGGACCAAGCAGGTCAAACTGCGCCAGATCATTACCGTCGTTCCCGACGACGCTCCCGAACTCGAAGGGGAAGAAGCGGGGGCGTACATGAGCCTCTCGAATGCCCTCGAAATCGACGAAGACGCCGAAATCGGCGACCAGCTTCAGATGGAACATGATATCGAAAGCTACGGGCGCAGCGCGTTCGCGACGCTGCACCGCGAAATCGAGTTCCATATCCAGCGCCTTGTTGAAAACGAGCTGTACGACAAATACAAAAGCAAAATCAACCAGATCGTTTCCGGACGCGTCACCCGCGTCGACGAACAACAGAACACGACGATCGAAATTGACGAAATCCGTGCCGTCTTGCCGATGAAAAACCGGATCAAAGGGGAAAAATTCAAAGTCGGCGATATGGTCAGCGCCATCGTTCGACGGGTCCATGTCGACAAAATCAACGGAATCTCGATGGAGCTTTCCCGCACTTCGCCCAAATTCCTCGAAGAGCTTCTTGCCCTCGAAGTCCCCGAGATCAAAGACGGCATCGTCGTGATCGAAAAATGCGCCCGTATCCCCGGCGAACGGGCCAAAATCGCCCTCTACACCAACCGCCCCCAGATCGATCCGATCGGGGCGACCGTCGGCGTACGCGGCGTGCGGATCAATGCGGTGAGCGAAGAGCTTTGCGGGGAAAATATCGACTGCGTCGAGTACACTCCGCAGCCTGAACTCTTCATTTCCCGCGCAATGAGCCCCGCGATCATTTCGGCCGTTGCGATCGAAGAGACCGAAGAGGGGGAGAAAAAGGCGATCGTCACCCTCCCCAGCGATCAAAAATCCAAAGCCATCGGGAAAAGCGGAATCAATATCCGACTTGCCTCGATGCTGACGGGATACACGATCGAGCTGAACGAACAGGGCGGAACGGCAGCCGGCGGCGAAAAAGCGGCCGAAGAGAAAAAAGAGGGAATCAGCTCCCTCGAAGCGCTGTTTGGCAATTAG
- a CDS encoding HP0268 family nuclease, whose product MELKIARSEHDAKPKKIDLKKITEMVEKSNSVILYFDRENSHKDLLSLQDHFEGEGKSFYMREVRYGLSTNEYMYEVHIL is encoded by the coding sequence ATGGAACTCAAAATCGCCCGCAGCGAACACGACGCAAAACCCAAAAAAATCGACCTGAAAAAAATCACCGAGATGGTGGAAAAAAGCAATTCGGTCATCCTTTATTTCGACCGTGAAAACTCGCACAAAGACCTTTTGTCGCTTCAAGACCATTTCGAAGGGGAAGGTAAAAGTTTTTACATGCGCGAAGTGCGTTACGGCCTTTCGACAAACGAATACATGTACGAGGTCCACATCCTCTAA
- the miaB gene encoding tRNA (N6-isopentenyl adenosine(37)-C2)-methylthiotransferase MiaB: protein MSKKLFIETLGCAMNVRDSEHMIAELSAREGYELTDNAKEADLILINTCSVREKPVHKLFSELGGFNKIKKEGAKIGVCGCTASHLGKEIIKKAPYVNFVLGARNVSKIGEVIHRDKAVEIDIDFDESQFAFKDFRSSPYKAYINISIGCDKQCTFCIVPKTRGDEISIPADLIVAETRKAAESGAKEVFLLGQNVNNYGRRFSGEHEKINFTELLRRVSAVEGIERIRFTSPHPLHMDDEFIEEFARNPKICKSMHMPLQSGSTEILKAMKRGYGKEWFLNRAAKLREMVPDVSISTDIIVAFPGESDQDYEDTLDVMRQVRFEQIFSFKYSPRPLTEAEKMTDTVDPEIASERLSRLQAYQDTILDEITATYRGREFDVYFEELRSDGYAAGRTDNNITVKVKGSEELLGTIRRVKITEVSRLVQYGEIVA, encoded by the coding sequence ATGTCTAAAAAACTCTTTATCGAGACGCTCGGATGCGCGATGAACGTGCGCGATTCGGAGCATATGATCGCCGAACTGAGCGCACGCGAGGGGTATGAACTTACCGATAACGCGAAAGAGGCCGATCTGATCCTCATCAACACCTGCTCCGTACGTGAAAAACCGGTTCACAAGCTTTTTTCCGAACTGGGCGGATTCAACAAGATCAAAAAAGAAGGGGCAAAGATCGGCGTATGCGGTTGTACCGCATCCCATTTGGGCAAAGAGATCATTAAAAAAGCCCCTTACGTCAATTTCGTCCTGGGTGCGCGCAACGTCTCGAAAATCGGCGAGGTGATCCACCGTGACAAGGCGGTCGAAATCGACATCGATTTTGACGAATCACAGTTCGCTTTCAAAGATTTCCGCAGCAGCCCCTACAAAGCCTATATCAACATCTCAATCGGATGTGACAAACAGTGTACCTTCTGCATCGTTCCCAAAACGCGCGGCGACGAGATTTCGATACCCGCGGATCTGATTGTCGCCGAAACGCGCAAAGCGGCCGAATCGGGAGCCAAAGAGGTCTTTTTGCTGGGACAGAACGTCAACAATTACGGCAGGCGTTTTTCAGGCGAACACGAAAAGATCAATTTCACCGAACTGCTACGCCGCGTGAGTGCGGTCGAGGGGATCGAGCGGATCCGTTTCACCTCGCCCCATCCGCTTCATATGGACGACGAGTTTATCGAGGAGTTCGCCCGGAATCCGAAAATCTGCAAATCGATGCACATGCCCCTTCAAAGCGGTTCGACCGAGATTCTCAAAGCGATGAAACGGGGATACGGTAAAGAATGGTTCTTGAACCGCGCCGCGAAGTTGCGTGAAATGGTTCCCGACGTCAGCATCAGCACCGATATCATCGTCGCTTTTCCCGGAGAGAGCGATCAGGATTACGAAGATACCCTTGACGTGATGCGCCAGGTCCGGTTTGAACAGATTTTCAGCTTCAAATATTCCCCACGCCCTTTGACGGAGGCCGAGAAGATGACCGATACGGTCGACCCCGAAATCGCTTCGGAGCGTCTCAGCCGCCTTCAGGCGTATCAGGATACGATTCTGGATGAAATTACGGCGACCTATCGGGGGCGTGAATTCGATGTCTATTTCGAAGAACTCCGCTCAGACGGCTATGCTGCCGGGCGCACCGACAACAACATTACGGTGAAGGTCAAAGGGAGCGAAGAGCTGCTCGGAACCATCCGTCGGGTCAAAATCACGGAGGTATCCCGTCTCGTCCAATACGGAGAGATCGTTGCGTAA
- a CDS encoding lysophospholipid acyltransferase family protein, with the protein MRKKILRTLALWLIPPIGAFLIRFIYLTSKKRFHLPSFIPSEPVIFAFWHGDLLLQPYLYYRFRKVPKANVLISDHFDGQIIARIMRYFRLGTIHGSTTRGGAKVLIQGMKSLSEGYDIGITPDGPKGPRHEMSDGAVVMAQKRGAKVIVFQCVPSSYWQLGSWDRFTIPKPFGTLDFYASEPIDLSGMEFEAAKSLVREKLMERAF; encoded by the coding sequence TTGCGTAAAAAAATTCTGCGCACCCTGGCTTTGTGGCTGATCCCGCCTATCGGTGCGTTCCTGATACGCTTTATCTATCTGACGAGTAAAAAGCGCTTCCATCTCCCCTCCTTCATCCCTTCCGAACCGGTCATTTTTGCATTCTGGCACGGCGACTTGCTGCTTCAGCCCTATTTGTATTACCGTTTTCGTAAAGTCCCCAAAGCGAACGTTCTTATCTCGGACCATTTTGACGGCCAGATTATCGCCCGGATCATGCGCTATTTCCGGCTGGGGACGATCCACGGATCGACCACGCGCGGCGGTGCGAAAGTTTTGATTCAGGGGATGAAATCCCTTTCGGAGGGGTACGACATCGGGATAACGCCCGACGGCCCCAAAGGGCCCCGTCACGAAATGAGCGACGGGGCCGTCGTCATGGCGCAGAAAAGAGGTGCGAAGGTGATCGTGTTTCAGTGCGTCCCCTCTTCGTACTGGCAGCTTGGCAGCTGGGATCGTTTCACGATTCCAAAACCGTTCGGAACGCTTGATTTTTACGCATCCGAGCCGATCGATCTAAGCGGCATGGAGTTCGAAGCCGCCAAATCGCTGGTAAGAGAAAAACTGATGGAACGCGCCTTTTAG
- a CDS encoding tyrosine-type recombinase/integrase, whose product MITLYRYKEEFLQHLDAMRGYSALTIRSYDDAINEMLEHAEIFVEGDTFSINLMPLRVRIAPLKPKSISAKLSAVRSFVKFLRTRGLDVEMNGDESVRVPKTLPKPVAHEHIRSAIEGAEPAAGLAITLLYTLGLRISELGGLRLCDITPQWCRVRGKGAKERDVPVPGAALEALGRYLAAFSPKEYVFEAEGRKLSENSLRYMITKRFAEIGIKVTPHQLRHAYATELLNNGARIADVSELLGHSSMATTQIYTKLGNALKMDHYLKSHPLCQYREDSE is encoded by the coding sequence ATGATAACGCTCTATCGCTACAAAGAGGAGTTTTTACAGCATCTCGATGCGATGCGCGGATACTCGGCATTGACGATACGCAGCTACGATGACGCCATAAATGAGATGCTCGAACATGCCGAAATCTTTGTTGAGGGCGATACGTTTTCAATCAACCTGATGCCGCTGCGTGTGCGGATCGCGCCGTTGAAACCCAAAAGCATTTCCGCCAAGCTCAGTGCGGTACGCAGTTTCGTTAAATTTCTCCGCACCCGGGGACTCGACGTCGAAATGAATGGGGACGAGAGCGTACGCGTCCCCAAAACGCTTCCCAAACCGGTTGCACACGAACATATCCGAAGCGCTATTGAAGGTGCCGAACCGGCTGCGGGGCTGGCGATTACACTGTTGTATACGCTGGGGCTTAGGATATCCGAACTCGGCGGGCTGAGGCTCTGCGATATCACCCCGCAGTGGTGCAGGGTCAGAGGCAAAGGGGCAAAGGAACGCGACGTTCCCGTCCCCGGAGCGGCGCTCGAAGCGCTGGGGCGTTATCTCGCCGCCTTTAGCCCCAAAGAGTATGTTTTTGAGGCTGAGGGTAGAAAATTAAGCGAAAATAGTCTAAGATATATGATTACCAAGCGATTTGCCGAGATAGGGATTAAGGTGACTCCTCATCAATTGCGTCATGCTTATGCCACCGAACTGTTAAACAACGGCGCGCGTATTGCCGATGTTAGCGAATTATTAGGCCACTCGAGTATGGCGACGACACAGATATACACCAAACTGGGGAATGCTTTGAAAATGGATCACTACCTCAAATCGCACCCGTTATGCCAGTATCGTGAGGACAGCGAGTGA